Proteins co-encoded in one Spirosoma endbachense genomic window:
- a CDS encoding Crp/Fnr family transcriptional regulator, translating to MDEHHELLNTHLANFAAMTGKDIADSKPYWKSRKLKKGDFFNMQSVVCNDLGLIVKGIFRIYYSDPETSEEKNIFFFSENQFIVSFRSFITRKACHYFIQAMEDSEIVYISYRDLTSLYETHPNWARFGRLLAELFFTYSQTRAEEFLFNTHEERYIRLLEEHPNIINRIPAYHISSYLGITNPSLSRIRKRILR from the coding sequence ATGGATGAACATCATGAACTGCTGAATACGCATTTAGCCAACTTTGCCGCCATGACCGGTAAAGATATTGCCGATAGTAAGCCTTACTGGAAATCCCGTAAGCTTAAAAAAGGTGACTTCTTTAATATGCAGTCAGTCGTGTGCAACGATCTGGGGCTGATCGTCAAGGGTATCTTCCGGATCTATTATAGCGACCCGGAGACCAGCGAAGAGAAGAACATTTTCTTTTTCTCCGAGAACCAGTTTATTGTTTCTTTCAGGAGTTTTATCACTCGTAAAGCCTGCCATTACTTTATACAGGCCATGGAGGACTCAGAAATTGTTTATATTTCTTACCGGGATTTGACCAGTTTATATGAAACGCATCCCAACTGGGCCAGGTTCGGCCGGTTGCTGGCCGAGCTATTTTTTACGTATTCACAGACGCGTGCCGAGGAGTTTCTGTTCAACACGCACGAGGAGCGTTATATCAGGTTGCTGGAAGAGCACCCCAATATCATTAACCGCATTCCTGCCTACCATATTTCCTCCTATCTTGGCATCACCAACCCGTCCTTAAGCCGGATACGCAAACGAATACTGAGATAA
- a CDS encoding response regulator, translated as MIINNRDQQTHEQALADGADDFLAKPIVFAQLNEWKSTEGSSVKPSG; from the coding sequence ATGATCATAAATAATAGAGATCAACAAACGCACGAGCAGGCCCTGGCGGATGGGGCCGATGATTTTCTAGCCAAGCCCATTGTTTTTGCTCAGCTTAACGAATGGAAAAGCACAGAAGGAAGTTCGGTCAAGCCCAGCGGTTAG